One Schistocerca nitens isolate TAMUIC-IGC-003100 chromosome 1, iqSchNite1.1, whole genome shotgun sequence DNA segment encodes these proteins:
- the LOC126262695 gene encoding uncharacterized protein LOC126262695, which translates to MSKETKSETKTPDGPAVGAPQQSPGDAPAPESSGVANGKPETGKNRFLHSLEKKLEKLRSGGGDTAVSSRVEQAINSLRKQSATTDVPSESALLKRAVSVDDVRLPSSARPVSSVLGLLRRMEGSSGRRTQSVYAGATSDTVLLGDCAAREKQKPERKRKDASTTASLHSAEPSADQLLPAVAGGIGTKRDHKVQPNKSTRKDDISDQTQSDGKRQTQKIPFGDQCNRKKENVGVQNPYSEDKSVTKDTSTNDKSSKTTENAKSSSCVSSSISGAAKCNESSNTRDVLTSSTGAHRQSAISNAPLKVKEENISKTKSQNAKDNDALTCPNAETTTSEQKSIITKRAPNQKAQYNKINETVRPLLRDDNYSCSSYATGSPGYVPRLSKDSSNAIAAGNLTPTESVKRQLEQEGNIFNDVSANCNRRDMGKLTLNLPKIELQGTNHYSHLSPLGQEDYASTLSPADESESIDSWSLCSDLESRDFSLSSYPKTPSPVLEDETVEERIRRKSFYTRFNDIRRKSHRKSSSGHLLGLKESVSRKSSFSDASSLAMHPKKATRSQSLYNPSEIEAFTDSKAPTYDSGSVMEGVNIMNATTPSAHTNTGILQNGCGKKESAPSDAVNSDRDPQFAASAQDSVRRESSKTRPEINGQKEDSLEIRTDNHRIPTVSRSKLPTLDRMKKSEVGSAKFKPNK; encoded by the coding sequence ATGTCTAAGGAAACGAAATCTGAGACCAAAACGCCCGACGGCCCAGCAGTCGGCGCCCCCCAGCAGAGTCCTGGTGACGCGCCAGCTCCCGAGTCTAGCGGTGTCGCCAACGGGAAACCTGAAACCGGTAAGAACCGCTTCCTGCATTCGCTCGAGAAGAAACTGGAGAAGCTCCGTTCTGGCGGTGGAGACACCGCAGTGTCGAGTCGCGTGGAGCAGGCCATCAACTCGCTGAGGAAGCAGAGTGCGACGACTGATGTCCCGTCTGAGTCCGCACTGCTCAAGCGCGCCGTCTCTGTCGACGACGTCCGACTTCCGTCGTCCGCGAGACCCGTCTCGTCGGTGCTCGGACTGCTGCGGCGAATGGAGGGTTCCTCAGGTAGGCGGACGCAGTCTGTGTATGCTGGCGCCACGAGCGATACTGTGCTATTGGGTGACTGCGCCGCCAGAGAAAAGCAGAAGCCCGAGAGGAAGAGAAAGGACGCAAGCACGACAGCCTCTCTGCACAGTGCCGAGCCCTCGGCAGACCAACTTTTACCGGCAGTTGCCGGTGGAATCGGGACTAAGAGGGATCACAAGGTGCAGCCGAACAAGAGCACCAGGAAGGACGACATCTCTGACCAAACTCAATCTGACGGGAAGCGACAGACACAGAAGATTCCCTTTGGGGACCAATGTAACCGTAAAAAGGAAAACGTGGGCGTTCAAAACCCATATTCAGAAGATAAAAGTGTCACTAAGGATACATCTACGAATGACAAGTCATCAAAAACAACAGAAAACGCAAAATCATCATCATGTGTAAGTTCCTCAATCTCAGGAGCAGCCAAATGTAACGAGAGTTCCAACACACGTGATGTGCTGACATCATCTACAGGCGCCCATCGCCAGTCAGCAATCAGCAATGCCCctctcaaggtgaaagaagaaaacATTTCCAAAACTAAAAGTCAAAACGCGAAGGATAACGACGCTCTCACATGCCCAAATGCTGAAACAACTACATCGGAACAGAAGAGTATCATCACCAAGCGAGCTCCCAACCAGAAAGcacaatataacaaaataaatgaaactgtcaGACCTCTCTTGAGAGACGATAATTACAGCTGCAGTAGTTACGCCACTGGGAGTCCAGGATATGTGCCACGACTATCGAAAGACAGTAGCAACGCCATTGCTGCAGGGAACCTGACTCCTACAGAGTCAGTTAAACGCCAACTCGAACAAGAAGGGAATATATTCAATGATGTTTCAGCAAACTGTAACCGGAGGGATATGGGGAAGCTCACACTAAATTTACCAAAGATAGAGCTGCAAGGCACCAACCACTACTCTCATCTAAGTCCTCTTGGCCAGGAGGATTACGCATCAACACTATCACCCGCGGACGAGTCGGAAAGCATTGATTCTTGGTCCCTTTGCTCCGATTTGGAAAGTCGTGATTTCTCCCTGTCCTCTTATCCAAAGACGCCATCTCCTGTACTGGAAGACGAAACAGTTGAAGAAAGGATACGTCGCAAGAGTTTCTACACGCGGTTCAATGATATAAGGAGGAAAAGTCACAGGAAATCTTCCTCTGGACATTTACTGGGGCTAAAAGAGAGTGTCTCAAGGAAGTCCAGCTTCTCAGATGCGTCGTCGCTGGCTATGCATCCAAAGAAGGCCACACGCAGCCAGTCACTTTACAATCCCAGCGAGATAGAAGCATTTACCGACAGTAAGGCCCCTACCTACGACTCGGGATCAGTTATGGAAGGCGTGAACATCATGAATGCAACTACGCCATCCGCACACACCAACACTGGGATACTGCAGAATGGATGTGGCAAGAAGGAATCAGCTCCCTCAGATGCAGTTAACAGTGATCGCGATCCGCAGTTCGCTGCTTCAGCGCAGGACAGTGTCAGGCGTGAGAGTAGCAAGACCCGTCCTGAAATTAATGGCCAGAAAGAGGATTCCCTTGAAATCCGAACTGACAATCATAGAATACCGACAGTTTCTCGATCAAAACTGCCGACTCTCGACAGGATGAAAAAGAGTGAAGTAGGTAGTGCTAAATTCAAACCAAATAAGTGA